In Vibrio pelagius, a single window of DNA contains:
- a CDS encoding LacI family DNA-binding transcriptional regulator: MNVTFKDVAKLAGVSTQTVSRVTNGSDNVAESTRIKVNKAIKQLGYVPNKGAQMLSRAKSTNIGLVTLDMALHGAALIANGVRRKAHELNFGTAFSVVSEPSLSSIQGAMRELIAQQVDCIILNVPLSKDDAVVLAEQFPSLHLIFIDVPDGTPVHFVHGEHAVGASEVVKHLVATGRSQFLLVAGPEASTAANIRLQSWLAEIDASETKAVDCYRGDWQAQSGYLAISEAIGKQLSFDAVVVASDQMALGVLRALDEFSIKVPDQVAVAGFDGITDSAYFNPPLTTVKQDFTAIGEQCVIQAVELKKHPSNTPIQFKQTRIPVELIVRKSSQPKTKQTYDKKGIQELLKQIELRLPE; this comes from the coding sequence ATGAATGTAACTTTTAAAGATGTGGCAAAACTGGCGGGTGTATCCACCCAGACTGTATCTAGAGTGACGAATGGGTCAGATAATGTTGCTGAATCCACTCGCATTAAAGTGAATAAGGCGATCAAGCAGCTAGGTTATGTACCCAATAAGGGAGCGCAGATGTTGAGCCGAGCGAAGTCGACCAATATTGGCCTAGTGACATTAGATATGGCTTTGCATGGCGCAGCACTCATCGCAAATGGTGTAAGAAGAAAAGCGCATGAATTGAATTTTGGTACTGCTTTCTCTGTCGTTTCCGAGCCTAGCTTATCCAGTATTCAAGGTGCGATGAGAGAACTGATTGCTCAGCAGGTCGATTGCATCATTCTCAACGTGCCACTTAGCAAAGACGATGCTGTGGTCTTGGCAGAGCAGTTTCCAAGCTTACATCTGATCTTTATCGACGTACCTGATGGTACTCCTGTACACTTTGTTCACGGTGAGCATGCTGTTGGGGCTTCTGAAGTGGTCAAGCATCTGGTTGCGACAGGACGAAGTCAGTTCTTATTGGTCGCTGGTCCGGAGGCGTCAACAGCGGCCAATATTCGTCTGCAATCTTGGCTAGCGGAAATCGATGCATCAGAAACGAAAGCCGTAGATTGCTACCGAGGAGATTGGCAAGCACAAAGTGGTTACCTTGCGATTAGTGAAGCGATTGGAAAACAATTGAGTTTTGATGCCGTGGTTGTTGCGAGTGATCAAATGGCACTTGGCGTGTTGCGTGCCCTGGATGAGTTCAGCATAAAGGTACCCGATCAAGTCGCAGTTGCTGGTTTTGATGGAATCACCGACAGTGCATATTTCAATCCACCCCTAACAACGGTTAAGCAAGACTTCACGGCTATTGGCGAACAGTGTGTCATTCAAGCCGTTGAGCTAAAAAAACATCCGTCGAACACGCCAATTCAATTCAAACAAACGCGCATTCCTGTGGAATTAATCGTCCGTAAAAGTAGCCAACCTAAAACAAAGCAAACCTATGATAAGAAAGGTATCCAGGAACTATTGAAGCAGATAGAGTTACGCTTACCTGAATAG
- a CDS encoding PLP-dependent aminotransferase family protein yields MSLYKTLASQFVQEIEDGKLSEGSRMPSLRQLAKQQAVSMSTAVSCYQELESQGFIHSRPQAGYYISARSKKHNTPQWTQFVSKVSQVHQNFSIHSLYNGPLGVSSTTIDDTALLELERSFRRSSKRLGSRLNHYPHTQGDPSLCDALSVHFSKLGIHINPQDLVITSGCMPAIKAALEACTQVGDAIAISSPCFSGILDLLGKMGRRIVEIPSIDEGIDLSQLELHLQQGSIKAGIFCTSHMNPQGITMSAQQKQKLAELANHYQVPMIEDDVYLELSYSEHTPLPAKYYDSNGYILWCGSISKSLSPSYRLGWCLPGRYTDSYRQQHSASCFGVSLPIQLAVADFIESGNYAKQLKRRRTKLLSLRQSYLNYLSERLPSGVNISQPQGGMVLWLQVPKLNLEKFTKLIEKHKIDIRLGQLFSTLPLYNDCFRINIGFDLTEDVKREIDLLADTIRDSV; encoded by the coding sequence CTGCGGTCAGTTGCTATCAAGAATTGGAGTCTCAGGGTTTTATCCACTCTCGTCCACAAGCGGGCTACTATATCTCTGCGCGTAGTAAAAAACACAACACACCACAGTGGACGCAGTTTGTTAGTAAAGTCTCTCAAGTACACCAAAACTTCTCAATTCACTCTCTTTACAATGGGCCACTTGGTGTATCGAGCACGACAATTGATGACACCGCATTACTGGAGCTCGAACGTAGCTTTCGTCGGTCGAGCAAGCGACTAGGCAGTCGACTGAATCATTACCCTCACACTCAAGGCGACCCGTCATTGTGTGATGCTTTGAGCGTTCATTTTTCGAAGTTGGGGATTCATATCAACCCACAAGACCTCGTCATTACATCTGGTTGTATGCCCGCGATTAAGGCTGCCCTTGAAGCATGTACCCAAGTTGGCGATGCTATAGCCATCAGCTCTCCGTGTTTTAGTGGGATATTGGATCTACTGGGGAAAATGGGAAGGCGCATTGTTGAGATCCCGTCAATCGATGAAGGAATCGATCTTTCACAGCTTGAATTACATTTACAACAGGGGAGCATAAAGGCTGGCATCTTTTGTACGTCGCATATGAATCCACAAGGTATCACTATGTCCGCTCAGCAAAAGCAAAAACTTGCCGAGCTTGCCAATCATTACCAAGTGCCGATGATCGAAGACGACGTATATTTAGAGCTATCTTATTCAGAGCATACCCCTTTACCAGCTAAGTATTATGATTCAAATGGCTACATACTTTGGTGCGGTTCGATTTCTAAAAGCTTATCGCCAAGCTATCGTCTTGGTTGGTGTCTACCGGGTCGCTATACCGACAGCTATCGCCAACAACATTCTGCATCATGTTTTGGTGTGTCACTCCCTATTCAACTCGCAGTGGCTGACTTCATTGAATCAGGCAACTACGCCAAGCAATTAAAGCGCCGTAGAACGAAGCTACTTAGTTTACGGCAGTCTTATCTCAACTATTTATCCGAGCGTTTGCCAAGCGGGGTGAACATAAGCCAACCGCAAGGAGGAATGGTACTGTGGTTACAAGTTCCAAAACTCAACCTCGAAAAGTTCACCAAGTTAATTGAAAAACATAAAATCGACATTCGATTAGGTCAGCTATTTAGCACACTCCCACTCTACAACGATTGTTTTAGGATCAATATCGGTTTCGACCTAACTGAAGATGTGAAAAGGGAAATAGACTTATTGGCGGATACGATCAGGGATTCTGTCTAG